tatatggGCTGAAGGATTAGACAGGATCCAATATAAATTTCTGcataaaatttgttgaaataaaATCATAGTCTTACTCAATTCCATCCATCAACAAGTGTTTCTGTCTGGTTCCTAGTCAGTCTCGCaactaaaacataatgaaatctaGTGGGCTTTATGAGGAGACTGATAGTGAAGTATGTTGCAGTGGGGGCCAAGCTCCAGCATAAGGACATGTTTGAGACATGTCTCTTAGCATATGGTAAGAAGTGGGTCACTTCTCAAAAAATTTGCTAATGGATGTCTTAGGCCTCCTTTTTCCCCCAGTTGACTTAATCTATTGGAGCTTGATTATGTTGCATATTCATGCATCACAGACAGTAGTTTGACATACCAGCTCTAAAACAAGTGGCCCCCTTAAACCTTCCAGCTAGGTATGTCACCAGCTGCAACTTTCATATTCTTTTCTTGTCATCTAATGGAAACCGAAAGCTGCTCTGAATGACTTGATGAATGGATAAAAGGCGAGCAGTAGGAGGATGCATTGAATCTTTGTGAATGGCTCAAGAACAAAGTTGATAGTGATCCATTGGGACCCTTCATTTCTAAAAGGGGCATCTTCTTTTTCCTCCTAAATTTCCCAACTATCACATAATAAAGCAGTCTATTTATTTTAGCTAATTTTTTTAACCTATGTCTGATATCAAATCTATTATTAGTCAAACAAACGAGATTACGCTTGATTTCCAGTTTGCCACTAACAAAAGGTGGCCTGaaatgtttacttttttctAAACAACTTGTATAGTTCTTAAAGAGCACTTTTTTCTAAACAACTTGTATAGTTCTTAAAGAGCCTTTTTGCATGGTACAATAATACTTGTTCATATATAATACAATACTATTAGTGGTAGATAATTGCCATAATGTCCCATGTTTATGGTATATTCTCATCTACTACATCTTTTGAATGTTTGGTCAAGATGTAATGGTTCAACCCCATCCCATCTGCTTCATTTTGTATGGTGGGTGGTGCAGAAGAGTGAGAATGCCATCTAGCCCAGAAGAGATAGTTTAGGAAGTTGAGGAAGCTAATGACTGCTAGCAACCAGTAGAAAAGGTCTAGTCTGTCTTTATTGAGATCGTTGTCGCTAAGCCAACCGCATTTCGAAGAAGAAGATGTGATCTTATTTACTAGAGAAACCAGTACTGAGCTCAAGTAGAACCCAAATGAGTAAGAACAATAGGTCATTGCCATCAGAAATGCTTGCATCCCTTGCAAGGATTGCTTGTAGAAGAACTCAATTAGGCCAACCGCAGTAAGCATCTCCGATAATCCGAAGATTAAGAACTGTGGGGTGATCCAAAAGATGGATATTATTTCGCCCGAACCCAAAGCCGAGTCCCTTCTCTTCTTCTCCATAAGTGCCGCGGCAATCATCGAAAAGGTTGAGAGAAAAAGACCCGAGCCTATCCTCTGTAGAGGCGAAATTCCGGATTCGTGACCGGTAATCTTCCTGGCAAAAGGGACGAAGAACTTGTCGTATAATGGGACTAGGAAGATGAGTATGATGTAAGGGATCGACTGAAGGGAAGCTGGTGGGATATGGAAAGACTTGGTTAGCTGAGTATCCATTGCACTTCCTTGTTGCACTGAGAATGTTTGTAGTTGAGCCAAAACGGTATTGAAAACAATGGTGCAAGCAAATATAGGAATCACTGAAATCAATATCTTCACTTGCTCCACTTGTGTAACACTGCACAATCTCCATGGACTTTCCTTTGTATTGCTTCCATCTTCAACTTTGATGCACGCCTTGTCTAAGAACCTGAACCTTTGTGTCTGAACCACATTTCCAGATTCAGCTCGGTTTTGATCTCCATTGATCATCAGCTCTGGATTAATTTGTTTCCTCTTTAACATGGCAGCAACAAAAACTTGAGCGATGGGAGTGAAGATGCTTCCTCGAGGAGGCTTGTTTCTGTAATACAATGACCCGGAAACCACAACGATTAGTCCCATGGCCATGGCGGCGGCCGAAACTCCGAACCCGACATCCATACCGGCATGGGTTTGGATCCATACTAGAACAGTTAGGGCAATGAGTTCACCCATGGAGAAGGCAAAATAGGCAGCATTGAAGTAGGTTGAGAGCTTCTTAGAGTGTGAGGGATTTTGAAGATTGAACTGATCAGCCCCATGAGCAATCATGTTGGGTTTCACACATCCACTTCCTAATGCCACCAAGTAAAGTGCCACAAAGAAAATCAAGGCCTTGAAGCCTTTTGCTTCTTCACACATGTCTCCATCAGTTAACATGTTGCACTTGGCTGGCTTTAGTTGAGGAAGATGAGCTTGGACTGACAGTAATATGAAACCCTATATACATTTAGAAAGAAACAAACTAATGATGAAATACACaaccattttaattaatattctattttttttaatcataaaattcaggtagtttgtaaaagtttgtaaaaatgtataaattaaattaaatcaaattaatatcaaGTTTACTGTGATgtcattcattaaaaataaaacaaataacttACTTTAAATGAAAAGATATCATGTGAGTTTATTcttataaatgaataaagatgaAAAAGGAGTGGCACAGTGTAGGCCAAACTTCTACTGCATATGGTACAGTGTTGATAGTATATAATTGTATGCATTCTTGATGGTGAAATGATAagatatcatttaaataaatatattttagatgGTGTGTCATAGTCTAATTGACGTGTATAAAATGAAGCATTATCAACAgtataaaaaaaagggggggggggggaagctTACAGAAAGCTCCACAAAGCCGAAGAGAATGATGGTCCAGAAGCACCCAAGATGAGAGTCGGAAAGATAGCCACCAAGGAGGGCCAAAAGGAAGATTGTTCCAACAAAGTTTGTCACTATGTTTGCTGACTTTGACAGCGAGAAATGCATCTCGTTTATCAAATATGTTATAAGGTTGTTCCCTACGGCTGCTATTCCCATTATCTCAAATGCTTGTAGCCCTGCATTATCCACATCACACTTTTCCTTTATTATATATTACCTAATTGTGATGACAGAGAACCAAACCATGCCTTTTTCTCTATAACCATGCTGTCACCCTAAAACTATAATACATACATGAACATTATTAAGACTAACCCTCAAAAATAATATGTCTCAAGTCTATGAATTAGCCACAAAATAACCCACTTTttcaaacaaaacttaaacaacAACTGAtctataatatgtatatatgtagaTCTGAAGGAACTTAAATATAGACATGGAGGTCAACATGGGTTGACCAACTCATAATATCACTAGGGTTCAAACCTGACCTGACTGGTCTCTTTCAACCATTTATGAGAGCGATGGCTTGCTCTCACCTCAATTTTTTTCGGGAAAAAAAATATAGACACGGTGGCTGGACTGGGCAATAGTAGGGTACGTAAATGATCATCGaaaaatactttattttcaGACACAAGAATCTTCATGTAATAGCTTAATTATAGAagacaacatttaaaaaagagagagagaaggaGAAAGAGAACAAACCAAGAACAAATGCAGCAGCAGACATGCCGCCATGCTTCTTAGGATTGGAAGGTCTGCCTCTCCAATCGACAGTGTTCTCTTGTTGGTGTTTCATTTCACCTTTGTCAGCCCCTCTTCCTTCTTCCATTTGGGAAGTGAAAACTGAAAACCCAGAAAGGTGATTTTGATGTTGTC
This genomic window from Gossypium raimondii isolate GPD5lz chromosome 10, ASM2569854v1, whole genome shotgun sequence contains:
- the LOC105776972 gene encoding protein NRT1/ PTR FAMILY 4.3, translated to MEEGRGADKGEMKHQQENTVDWRGRPSNPKKHGGMSAAAFVLGLQAFEIMGIAAVGNNLITYLINEMHFSLSKSANIVTNFVGTIFLLALLGGYLSDSHLGCFWTIILFGFVELSGFILLSVQAHLPQLKPAKCNMLTDGDMCEEAKGFKALIFFVALYLVALGSGCVKPNMIAHGADQFNLQNPSHSKKLSTYFNAAYFAFSMGELIALTVLVWIQTHAGMDVGFGVSAAAMAMGLIVVVSGSLYYRNKPPRGSIFTPIAQVFVAAMLKRKQINPELMINGDQNRAESGNVVQTQRFRFLDKACIKVEDGSNTKESPWRLCSVTQVEQVKILISVIPIFACTIVFNTVLAQLQTFSVQQGSAMDTQLTKSFHIPPASLQSIPYIILIFLVPLYDKFFVPFARKITGHESGISPLQRIGSGLFLSTFSMIAAALMEKKRRDSALGSGEIISIFWITPQFLIFGLSEMLTAVGLIEFFYKQSLQGMQAFLMAMTYCSYSFGFYLSSVLVSLVNKITSSSSKCGWLSDNDLNKDRLDLFYWLLAVISFLNFLNYLFWARWHSHSSAPPTIQNEADGMGLNHYILTKHSKDVVDENIP